One genomic segment of Candidatus Hydrogenedentota bacterium includes these proteins:
- a CDS encoding DUF1593 domain-containing protein, producing the protein MFCRACAAGPDPAGGALSGERPRVLVSSDIGGSDPDDFQSAVHLLFYADVLDLEGLVSSPPDKGRAAHWHEVIAAYAEDYPRLRRHGPRYPAPDALRALVRQGAADPAPPEGFSAPTDGSRLIVERARAKDPRPLWVLVWGSITDVAQAVHDAPDIVDRIRVYAIGSWNTGQDRAARDYLFERHPGLWWIEADGTFRGMYVGGDQAGDLENRAFLDAHARGHGALGEFLVGKMAHIKMGDTPSLLYLLAGNPDDPAGAHWGGSFTATEHGPHYWTDSPDPALAEGRYPGAKTVNRWRAAFLRDWAARMDRALD; encoded by the coding sequence ATGTTCTGCCGCGCCTGCGCCGCCGGGCCGGACCCCGCCGGGGGCGCGCTCTCCGGGGAGCGGCCCCGCGTGCTGGTCTCCTCCGACATCGGCGGCTCCGACCCCGACGACTTCCAGTCGGCGGTCCACCTGCTTTTCTATGCCGACGTCCTCGACCTGGAGGGGCTGGTCTCCTCGCCGCCGGACAAGGGCCGGGCCGCCCACTGGCATGAGGTGATCGCCGCGTATGCGGAGGACTATCCGCGCCTGCGCCGGCACGGCCCCCGCTATCCCGCGCCGGACGCGCTGCGCGCGCTGGTGCGCCAGGGCGCGGCGGACCCCGCGCCGCCGGAGGGTTTCAGCGCCCCCACCGACGGGTCCCGGCTGATCGTGGAGCGCGCCCGCGCCAAAGACCCGCGCCCGCTGTGGGTGCTCGTGTGGGGGTCCATCACCGACGTGGCCCAGGCGGTCCACGACGCCCCCGACATCGTGGACCGGATCCGCGTCTACGCCATCGGCTCGTGGAACACCGGCCAGGACCGCGCCGCGCGGGACTACCTTTTCGAGCGCCACCCCGGCCTGTGGTGGATCGAGGCGGACGGCACCTTCCGCGGCATGTATGTCGGCGGCGACCAGGCGGGCGACCTCGAAAACCGGGCCTTTCTGGACGCCCATGCGCGCGGCCACGGCGCCCTGGGCGAATTCCTCGTGGGCAAGATGGCGCACATCAAGATGGGCGACACACCCTCGCTGCTGTATCTTCTCGCGGGCAATCCCGACGACCCGGCGGGCGCCCACTGGGGCGGAAGTTTCACCGCCACGGAGCACGGGCCGCACTATTGGACCGATTCGCCGGACCCGGCGCTGGCCGAGGGACGCTATCCGGGCGCGAAGACCGTCAACCGCTGGCGCGCCGCCTTTCTGCGCGACTGGGCGGCCCGGATGGACCGGGCGCTGGACTAG
- a CDS encoding N-acetylmuramoyl-L-alanine amidase: MKAYLPRHIAGLLALGVLLAGGAWADTIIRKELDAGVSAALRSARILYLEASLPRGDAQLEAFLRQYLSSADDWKQYRNRQMVAIPCGRLSDTARRRMLEALFPGDYVDGDGWWHTVAYDGASGTESLAALAEWVAGDATLVARLRTADTKITPDSPLVRGQRVLVPRELLLPAMRTPSPGHEPAATPEAAGSVLPPAAGGVLQYGEDRQGAYAEYRLQKGETLYRTVARFTDYYENRDILEACGVIQKRSGIRDARKVCAGQRVRIPLEMLSDAYQPAGTAQRGNYEAMRAELERVRSEKVTSSGLEGVVVILDPGHGGRDQGAAVSKLGLYEDELNYDIACRIKRILESETRAKVHMTVLDPNQQHRESGARRFTHDDDEAVLVTPNYRIQDAKTSANLRWYLANDLYRRERAAGVPERKVIFASIHCDAVYNDSVRGTMVYVPGADYRRDSETPAGSLYRRYKESRSAPTATCTASQRRKDEALSRAFAETFLGALRGSKPPVKVHSAGSPVRNVIRQRGGRAYVPAVLRNCCVPTKVLIEAANMLNAQDQAALADPAWREAFAAAFVDALLRHYN, from the coding sequence TTGAAAGCCTATCTGCCGAGGCACATCGCGGGACTGCTGGCGCTGGGGGTGCTTCTCGCCGGGGGGGCCTGGGCGGACACGATCATCCGCAAAGAACTGGACGCCGGGGTGTCCGCCGCCCTGCGGTCCGCGCGCATCCTTTACCTGGAAGCCTCCCTGCCCCGGGGGGATGCGCAGCTGGAGGCTTTCCTGCGGCAGTACCTCTCCTCGGCGGACGACTGGAAGCAGTACCGCAACCGCCAGATGGTGGCGATTCCCTGCGGCCGGCTCAGCGACACCGCGCGGCGGCGCATGCTGGAGGCCCTGTTCCCCGGGGACTACGTGGACGGGGACGGGTGGTGGCACACGGTGGCGTATGACGGCGCGTCGGGCACGGAGTCCCTGGCGGCGCTGGCGGAGTGGGTGGCGGGCGACGCCACGCTCGTGGCGCGGCTGCGCACGGCCGACACGAAGATCACGCCGGACAGCCCGCTGGTGCGCGGGCAGCGGGTGCTGGTGCCGCGGGAGCTGCTGCTCCCGGCGATGCGGACGCCCTCGCCGGGGCACGAGCCGGCGGCGACGCCCGAGGCGGCGGGTTCCGTCCTGCCGCCGGCGGCCGGCGGGGTGCTCCAGTACGGCGAGGACCGCCAGGGCGCCTACGCGGAATACCGGCTGCAGAAGGGGGAGACGCTGTACCGGACCGTGGCGCGGTTCACGGACTACTACGAGAACCGCGACATTCTGGAGGCCTGCGGCGTCATCCAGAAGCGCAGCGGCATCCGCGACGCCCGCAAAGTCTGCGCGGGCCAGCGGGTGCGCATCCCCCTGGAGATGCTTTCCGACGCGTACCAGCCGGCGGGCACGGCGCAGCGGGGCAACTACGAGGCAATGCGGGCCGAGCTTGAGCGCGTCCGGTCGGAGAAGGTCACCTCGAGCGGCCTGGAGGGCGTGGTGGTGATTCTGGACCCGGGCCACGGCGGGCGGGATCAGGGGGCGGCCGTTTCCAAACTCGGGCTCTACGAGGATGAGCTGAACTACGACATCGCGTGCCGGATCAAGCGCATTCTCGAGTCGGAGACCCGCGCGAAGGTGCACATGACCGTGCTCGACCCGAACCAGCAGCACCGGGAGAGCGGGGCGCGCCGTTTCACGCACGACGACGACGAGGCGGTGCTGGTCACGCCGAACTACCGCATCCAGGACGCGAAGACCTCGGCCAACCTGCGGTGGTACCTGGCCAACGACCTCTACCGCCGCGAGCGCGCGGCGGGCGTGCCGGAGCGCAAGGTCATCTTCGCCTCCATCCACTGCGACGCCGTCTACAACGACTCCGTGCGCGGCACCATGGTCTATGTTCCCGGCGCCGACTACCGGCGCGACTCGGAAACCCCCGCGGGCAGCCTCTACCGCCGCTACAAGGAGTCCCGCAGCGCCCCCACCGCCACCTGCACCGCCTCGCAGCGGCGCAAGGACGAGGCGCTCTCGCGCGCCTTCGCCGAAACTTTCCTGGGCGCCCTGCGCGGAAGCAAGCCCCCGGTCAAGGTCCACTCCGCGGGCAGCCCCGTGCGCAACGTGATCCGCCAGCGCGGCGGCCGCGCCTATGTGCCCGCCGTCCTCCGCAACTGCTGCGTCCCCACCAAGGTCCTCATCGAGGCGGCCAACATGCTCAACGCGCAGGACCAGGCCGCCCTGGCCGACCCCGCCTGGCGCGAGGCCTTCGCCGCCGCCTTTGTGGACGCCCTTCTCCGCCACTACAACTAG
- a CDS encoding sulfatase gives MDTITRRDLLGRLGLAAGAGLLAAGAGRAAAPKPPNFVVIFCDDLGYGDLGCYGSTTIRTPRLDALAAAGVRFTDFCSAAPVCSPSRAALLTGRYPVRSGITKVLFPQSENGLPDSERTIAELLKARGYATACIGKWHLGNLPPFLPMNHGFDHYFGLPYSNDMEKNQRGDPPLPLMRNGEIVEQPANQDTLTRRYTEEAADFIRRSKDGPFFLYVPHSMPHVPIHCSDAFRGKSPGGLYGDVIEEIDWSAGQIVDALAEAGVAENTLVVFTSDNGPWTHYKEHGGSPGPLRGQKGTTFEGGMREPGIFCWPGRLKPRVETAFASTLDLLPTFLALAGGAPPEGVTLDGQDVSPLLLDGTPPAEREFFYFLADNLQSVRRGDWKYKRPFKGAVYGAPLEHGALLFNLRDDPGERNNLAETHPEKVAEFEARLAAFEKTDWQVS, from the coding sequence ATGGACACTATCACCCGCAGGGACCTGCTGGGCAGGCTGGGGCTGGCCGCCGGGGCCGGGTTGCTCGCCGCCGGGGCGGGCCGCGCGGCCGCGCCAAAACCCCCGAACTTCGTGGTCATCTTCTGCGACGACCTGGGCTACGGCGACCTGGGCTGCTACGGCAGCACGACGATCCGCACGCCCCGGCTGGACGCCCTGGCGGCGGCGGGGGTCCGGTTCACGGACTTCTGCAGCGCCGCGCCCGTGTGCTCGCCGTCGCGGGCGGCCCTGCTCACGGGGCGCTACCCCGTGCGCTCGGGCATCACAAAGGTGCTCTTCCCCCAGTCGGAAAACGGCCTGCCGGACAGCGAGCGCACCATCGCGGAGCTGCTCAAGGCGCGCGGCTACGCCACGGCCTGCATCGGCAAATGGCACCTCGGCAACCTGCCCCCCTTCCTCCCCATGAACCACGGCTTTGACCATTATTTCGGGCTGCCGTACAGCAACGACATGGAGAAAAACCAGCGCGGCGATCCGCCCCTGCCGCTGATGAGGAACGGGGAGATTGTGGAGCAGCCGGCCAACCAGGACACCCTGACGCGCCGCTACACGGAGGAGGCCGCGGACTTCATCCGCCGGTCGAAGGACGGGCCGTTCTTCCTGTATGTGCCGCACAGCATGCCGCATGTGCCGATCCACTGTTCGGACGCGTTCCGGGGGAAGTCGCCGGGCGGGCTCTACGGCGATGTGATCGAGGAGATTGACTGGAGCGCCGGGCAGATCGTGGACGCCCTGGCGGAGGCGGGGGTCGCGGAGAACACGCTGGTGGTCTTCACGAGCGACAACGGCCCCTGGACCCACTACAAGGAGCACGGGGGCAGCCCCGGCCCCCTGCGCGGCCAGAAGGGCACCACCTTCGAGGGCGGCATGCGCGAGCCGGGCATCTTCTGCTGGCCGGGGCGGCTGAAGCCCCGCGTGGAGACGGCCTTCGCCTCCACCCTCGACCTCCTGCCCACCTTCCTCGCCCTGGCCGGGGGCGCGCCGCCGGAGGGGGTCACGCTGGACGGCCAGGACGTCTCGCCCCTGCTCCTCGACGGGACGCCGCCCGCGGAGCGGGAGTTCTTTTATTTCCTCGCGGACAACCTCCAATCCGTCCGGCGCGGCGACTGGAAGTACAAGCGCCCGTTCAAGGGAGCGGTGTACGGCGCGCCCCTGGAGCACGGCGCGCTGCTGTTCAACCTCCGCGACGACCCGGGCGAGCGGAACAATCTTGCCGAAACCCATCCGGAAAAGGTGGCGGAATTCGAGGCCCGGCTCGCGGCCTTTGAGAAGACCGACTGGCAGGTCTCATGA
- a CDS encoding ammonium transporter, which translates to MNRSVWARGRGLRWVAAVFAALAGAGSAAAEEAAVSAVDSGDTAWMLTSMALVLFMTLPGLALFYGGLVRTKNVLSVLMQCLVITCVVTMMWAVAGYSLSFSTAGMVSGEITLNAFIGGLDRMFCLGLAPDSVYGTQTIPEPVFFCYQLTFAIITPGLIIGAFAERMKFSAMLLFTSLWTLFSYFPVAHMVWGGAGAFLADRGVLDFAGGIVVHLNAGVAALVCAVMLGKRQGYPEVQMAPHSLTLAVVGTSMLWVGWFGFNAGSAVAANGTAAMAMMATHLAAAAAACVWMGIEWVKYGKPSVLGICTGAVAGLATVTPASGFVGPLGALVIGAAAGGVCFVCATSVKRHFGYDDSLDAFGVHGVGGLLGTVLTGVFAAKALGGYTPNGLGIGSQLGAQFLGIAVTLVWSGAVSVVLLKALDATVGLRVKPQEEMDGLDITQHNEQGYNY; encoded by the coding sequence ATGAATCGGTCAGTTTGGGCGCGGGGAAGAGGTCTGCGGTGGGTGGCGGCGGTTTTCGCGGCCCTGGCGGGAGCGGGGTCCGCGGCGGCGGAAGAGGCGGCGGTCTCGGCGGTGGACTCGGGGGACACGGCGTGGATGCTGACGTCCATGGCGCTGGTGCTGTTCATGACGCTGCCGGGGCTGGCGCTGTTCTACGGCGGCCTGGTGCGCACGAAGAACGTGCTGTCGGTGCTGATGCAGTGCCTGGTGATCACCTGCGTGGTCACGATGATGTGGGCGGTGGCGGGGTACAGCCTGTCGTTCAGCACGGCGGGCATGGTGTCCGGCGAAATCACGCTGAACGCGTTCATCGGCGGGCTGGACCGGATGTTCTGCCTGGGGCTGGCGCCGGACAGCGTCTACGGGACGCAGACGATCCCGGAGCCGGTCTTCTTCTGCTACCAGCTCACCTTCGCCATCATCACGCCGGGGCTGATCATCGGCGCGTTCGCCGAGCGCATGAAGTTCTCGGCCATGCTGCTGTTCACGAGCCTGTGGACGCTGTTCTCCTATTTCCCCGTGGCCCACATGGTCTGGGGCGGTGCGGGCGCGTTTCTGGCGGACCGGGGCGTGCTGGACTTCGCGGGCGGCATCGTCGTCCACCTGAACGCGGGCGTCGCGGCGCTGGTGTGCGCGGTGATGCTGGGGAAACGGCAGGGCTATCCCGAGGTGCAGATGGCGCCGCACAGCCTGACGCTGGCCGTCGTCGGCACGTCCATGCTGTGGGTGGGCTGGTTCGGGTTTAACGCGGGCAGCGCGGTGGCGGCGAACGGCACGGCCGCCATGGCGATGATGGCGACGCACCTGGCGGCGGCGGCGGCGGCCTGCGTGTGGATGGGCATCGAGTGGGTGAAGTACGGCAAGCCCAGCGTGCTGGGCATCTGCACCGGCGCGGTGGCCGGGCTGGCCACGGTGACGCCCGCGTCGGGTTTTGTCGGGCCCCTGGGCGCGCTCGTTATCGGGGCCGCCGCGGGCGGCGTGTGCTTCGTCTGCGCCACGTCGGTCAAGCGGCATTTCGGCTACGACGACTCGCTGGACGCCTTCGGCGTGCACGGCGTCGGCGGCCTGCTGGGCACTGTGCTGACGGGTGTCTTTGCGGCGAAGGCCCTCGGCGGCTACACGCCGAACGGGCTGGGCATCGGCTCGCAGCTCGGCGCGCAGTTCCTGGGCATCGCGGTCACCCTGGTGTGGTCCGGCGCGGTGTCGGTGGTCCTGCTGAAGGCCCTCGACGCGACCGTCGGCCTGCGGGTGAAACCGCAGGAGGAGATGGATGGTCTGGACATTACGCAGCACAACGAGCAGGGCTACAACTACTGA